A single genomic interval of Oikeobacillus pervagus harbors:
- a CDS encoding YaaL family protein, with product MFFKRKNKLRDKYDRLLIIQMEKAKKNWFQQRELQRLSVEQTDEMICLTKIAEAKYFFLFREAKKRRIRIKN from the coding sequence ATGTTTTTTAAAAGAAAAAATAAATTGCGGGATAAATACGATAGGTTGTTAATCATACAAATGGAAAAGGCCAAAAAGAATTGGTTTCAGCAAAGAGAGTTGCAACGATTAAGTGTTGAGCAAACAGACGAAATGATCTGTCTAACGAAAATAGCAGAGGCGAAGTATTTCTTTTTGTTTAGAGAAGCTAAAAAAAGAAGAATTAGAATAAAAAATTAA
- a CDS encoding pro-sigmaK processing inhibitor BofA family protein, whose product MVIGILVFILLGVTTKVKPVRFVGNIAIKIVIGALFLFFLNAFGSKFGLHVPINIVTSSVAGILGIPGLAALAIIQTWILV is encoded by the coding sequence ATAGTTATAGGTATTTTAGTATTCATTTTGTTAGGGGTTACGACTAAGGTGAAACCTGTACGTTTTGTAGGCAATATTGCTATTAAGATTGTGATAGGGGCACTTTTTTTATTTTTCCTTAATGCATTTGGGAGTAAGTTTGGCCTTCATGTCCCTATTAATATTGTTACATCGAGTGTTGCAGGGATTCTGGGGATTCCAGGTCTTGCTGCTTTAGCGATTATTCAAACATGGATCCTTGTATAG